The following coding sequences are from one Comamonas koreensis window:
- a CDS encoding class II aldolase/adducin family protein yields MLAMADADVQSGYDKPHTDSEQRVREDLAAAYRLMAHFGMDDSIYTHISARVPGRTDQFLINPFGTLFKDITASSLVKIDAEGRIVEDTPYEVNPAGFVIHSAVHAARHDAACVVHSHTEAGVAVSSLQCGLQPSNQWALQFYNRVAYHTFEGIALDLHERERLVADLGSTAKAMVLRNHGLLTLGHSVAEAFILMLNLDRACRVQLAIQSSGQAINPVPPEVCELTARQYESGDTDVMPGQPKRADPHEREWQGLLGFLQPPGRSHYRD; encoded by the coding sequence ATGCTTGCAATGGCTGATGCCGACGTCCAATCCGGCTACGACAAACCGCATACCGACAGCGAACAGCGCGTTCGCGAAGACCTGGCCGCCGCCTACCGCCTGATGGCCCATTTCGGGATGGACGACAGCATCTACACGCACATCTCGGCGCGGGTGCCAGGCCGCACTGACCAGTTCCTCATCAACCCCTTTGGCACCCTGTTCAAGGACATCACGGCCAGCTCGCTGGTCAAGATCGATGCCGAGGGCCGTATCGTCGAGGACACGCCCTACGAGGTGAACCCGGCCGGCTTTGTGATCCACAGCGCTGTGCATGCGGCCCGCCATGACGCCGCCTGCGTCGTGCACTCGCATACCGAAGCGGGCGTGGCGGTGTCCTCACTGCAATGCGGCCTGCAGCCGAGCAACCAGTGGGCGCTGCAGTTCTACAACCGCGTGGCCTACCACACGTTCGAAGGCATCGCGCTGGATCTGCATGAGCGCGAGCGCCTGGTCGCCGACCTGGGCAGCACGGCCAAGGCCATGGTGCTGCGCAACCACGGTCTGCTCACCTTGGGCCACAGCGTGGCCGAGGCCTTCATCCTGATGCTCAACCTGGACCGCGCCTGCCGCGTGCAGCTGGCCATCCAGTCCAGCGGCCAGGCCATCAACCCCGTGCCGCCCGAGGTCTGCGAGCTGACCGCCCGCCAGTACGAGAGCGGCGACACCGATGTGATGCCCGGCCAGCCCAAGCGCGCCGACCCGCATGAGCGCGAATGGCAGGGCCTGCTGGGCTTTTTGCAGCCCCCGGGCCGCAGCCACTACCGCGACTGA
- a CDS encoding long-chain fatty acid--CoA ligase, whose protein sequence is MDKADTLVADLLAFIAMDGCTDDQFDQLALRLFAYQYASNTPFRSFCQRRGASPRTVKTWSDIPAVPIDAFKALELRSEPPSSTERVFMTSGTTGRAARGRHFHPALQVYDLSMQQHFATRFMQGTARMPMGILFPDEAAMPNSSLAHYLALAKSSFGTPESRYFLGPEGLDMAGLCAALEAAERSGQPYALLGASFSLVHVMDALRAQGRRYHLPAGSRILDTGGYKGQSRELPLADFYAGLSELLGVPPELCINMYGMTELSTQFYDNGNATLPSVKSGPHWIRSRLVEPVSGRSVAPGERGILVHCDLANYNAVSTILTEDVGLWADGGFLLLGRAEGAAAKGCSLAVDEFVQAARA, encoded by the coding sequence ATGGACAAGGCCGATACGCTGGTCGCAGACCTGCTTGCATTCATCGCAATGGATGGCTGCACCGATGACCAGTTTGACCAGCTCGCGCTGCGTCTTTTTGCCTACCAATACGCATCCAATACGCCGTTCCGCAGCTTTTGCCAGCGCCGTGGCGCAAGCCCCCGCACGGTCAAGACCTGGAGCGATATCCCGGCTGTGCCCATCGACGCCTTCAAGGCACTGGAGCTGCGCAGCGAGCCGCCGTCGTCCACCGAGCGTGTCTTCATGACCAGTGGCACCACGGGCCGCGCGGCACGGGGCAGGCATTTTCATCCTGCCCTGCAGGTGTATGACCTGTCGATGCAGCAGCATTTCGCCACCCGCTTTATGCAGGGCACAGCGCGCATGCCAATGGGCATCCTGTTCCCTGATGAGGCGGCCATGCCCAACTCGTCGCTGGCGCATTACCTGGCACTGGCCAAGTCGAGCTTTGGCACACCGGAGAGCCGCTATTTTCTCGGGCCGGAGGGCCTGGATATGGCCGGGCTCTGCGCCGCGCTGGAAGCGGCTGAGCGCAGCGGCCAGCCCTATGCACTGCTGGGCGCCAGCTTCAGCCTCGTGCATGTGATGGATGCGCTGCGTGCCCAGGGCCGCCGCTATCATCTTCCAGCGGGCAGCCGCATCCTGGATACCGGCGGCTACAAGGGCCAGTCGCGTGAGCTGCCGTTGGCCGACTTCTATGCCGGCCTTTCCGAACTGTTGGGCGTGCCGCCCGAGCTGTGCATCAACATGTATGGCATGACCGAGCTGAGCACCCAGTTCTACGACAACGGCAATGCCACGTTGCCCTCGGTCAAGTCCGGCCCGCACTGGATTCGCTCGCGCCTGGTCGAGCCCGTCAGCGGCCGCAGCGTAGCGCCTGGCGAGCGCGGCATTCTGGTGCACTGCGACCTGGCCAACTACAACGCGGTCAGCACCATCCTGACCGAAGACGTGGGCCTGTGGGCCGATGGCGGCTTTTTGCTGCTGGGCCGGGCCGAAGGGGCCGCCGCCAAAGGCTGCTCGCTGGCCGTCGATGAGTTTGTGCAAGCGGCGCGCGCATGA
- a CDS encoding acyl-CoA reductase: protein MQPQAAERMAGRMRAGYLPGLEESQVRWQVLVFERAGQRLEVEVPVLTGAQMQALTERLRAAAQRQLQPMPLAEIVAAIDRAIARLLDPADPYRRQIDACLPLVCGYDAAMVRLGLNGLFKTFRAPQLWRFVGEDFANPLVLDGFVPAAKGGAVRAYGPGLLLHSWAGNVPALSLWSLVCGLLVKAPSFGKLASAEPLFAGWFARLLVEVHPPLADCLAVVWWPGGAQTGDSAEGAQVLYAEADTVMAYGSNQTLAALRQQLPVTTRFLPHGHKLGFGMVGRAALDAVKAPAHARLAAWDVMRYDQQGCYSPHVFYVERGATVSPRAFADYLAAELANLQQRFARRPLDLEEGAGMARWQQSLEWRAPADDGAAPQLIGPADAPWSVAYSDSLEPLAPTALYRSIVVVGVDSLEQVVPLIAAQRDYLQSAGLAVGPEDLYRLAGLLGAAGVTRISALGAMGMPEAGWHHDGRFSLLDLMRMTEIDAAAEAAAQPLARYAD from the coding sequence ATGCAGCCGCAAGCCGCTGAGCGCATGGCCGGGCGCATGCGGGCCGGCTACCTGCCAGGCCTGGAGGAAAGTCAGGTACGCTGGCAGGTGCTGGTGTTTGAGCGCGCGGGCCAGCGCCTGGAGGTCGAGGTGCCGGTGCTGACCGGCGCGCAGATGCAGGCCCTCACCGAGCGGTTGCGCGCCGCCGCGCAGCGCCAGCTGCAGCCGATGCCGCTGGCCGAGATTGTGGCGGCGATTGACCGCGCCATCGCCCGCCTGCTGGACCCGGCCGACCCCTATCGCCGCCAGATCGATGCCTGCCTCCCGCTGGTGTGCGGCTATGACGCGGCGATGGTTCGCCTGGGGCTCAACGGCCTGTTCAAGACCTTTCGCGCGCCCCAGCTGTGGCGCTTTGTGGGCGAGGATTTTGCCAACCCCCTTGTGCTGGACGGCTTTGTGCCCGCCGCCAAGGGCGGAGCGGTGCGTGCCTACGGCCCCGGCCTGCTGCTGCACAGCTGGGCCGGCAATGTGCCGGCGCTGTCGCTGTGGAGCCTGGTTTGCGGCCTGCTCGTCAAAGCGCCTAGCTTCGGCAAGCTGGCCAGTGCCGAGCCGCTGTTTGCCGGCTGGTTTGCGCGTTTGCTGGTCGAAGTCCATCCGCCCTTGGCCGACTGCCTGGCCGTGGTCTGGTGGCCCGGCGGCGCCCAGACGGGCGACAGCGCCGAAGGTGCGCAGGTGCTTTACGCCGAGGCCGATACCGTGATGGCCTATGGCAGCAACCAGACCCTGGCCGCGCTGCGCCAGCAGTTGCCGGTGACCACGCGTTTTTTGCCCCATGGCCACAAGCTGGGTTTTGGCATGGTGGGTAGGGCGGCACTGGATGCCGTCAAAGCGCCGGCCCATGCGCGGCTGGCAGCCTGGGATGTCATGCGCTATGACCAGCAAGGCTGCTACTCGCCCCATGTGTTTTATGTAGAGCGGGGCGCCACGGTCTCACCCCGCGCCTTTGCCGATTACCTGGCCGCCGAGCTCGCCAACCTGCAGCAGCGCTTTGCGCGCCGCCCGCTGGATCTGGAAGAGGGCGCCGGCATGGCGCGCTGGCAGCAGTCGCTGGAGTGGCGTGCGCCCGCCGATGATGGCGCCGCCCCGCAGCTGATTGGCCCGGCCGATGCGCCCTGGAGCGTGGCCTATAGCGACAGCCTGGAGCCGCTGGCGCCCACGGCGCTCTACCGCAGCATTGTCGTCGTGGGGGTGGACAGCCTGGAGCAGGTGGTGCCGTTGATAGCAGCCCAGCGTGACTACCTGCAGAGCGCAGGCCTGGCCGTGGGCCCCGAGGATTTGTACCGCCTCGCCGGCCTGCTGGGGGCCGCCGGCGTCACCCGCATCAGCGCGCTGGGCGCCATGGGCATGCCCGAAGCCGGTTGGCACCATGACGGGCGCTTTAGCCTGCTCGACCTGATGCGGATGACCGAGATCGATGCCGCTGCCGAGGCCGCCGCCCAGCCGCTGGCGCGCTACGCAGACTGA
- a CDS encoding ABC transporter ATP-binding protein, producing MAWIDIEDLSFAYPGQPPVVDGVRWQMAQGAFHCLLGRSGCGKTSLLQLVAGLLQPQAGRIVRAGGSLAAPGPQLGVMFQSPTLLDWLTVLDNVLLPLSLQRKPTAQDRDAAEQLLAQLGLASLTRQHPRQLSGGQQSRVALARALIREPALLLLDEPFAALDAITRAELQDELLRSCRARGTTVLFVTHDINEAVYLGDRVALMHGGRLVADIAIDLPTPRTQAMRHGAAFNAYAAQVRAAMDGASA from the coding sequence ATGGCATGGATTGATATCGAGGACCTTAGCTTTGCCTACCCGGGCCAGCCGCCTGTCGTGGATGGCGTGCGCTGGCAGATGGCGCAAGGCGCCTTCCACTGCCTGCTGGGCCGCAGCGGCTGCGGCAAGACCAGCTTGCTGCAGCTGGTCGCCGGCCTGCTGCAGCCCCAGGCCGGGCGCATTGTGCGGGCTGGTGGTAGCCTGGCCGCACCCGGCCCGCAGCTGGGCGTGATGTTCCAGTCGCCCACCTTGCTGGACTGGCTGACGGTGCTGGACAATGTGCTGCTGCCGCTGTCGCTGCAGCGCAAGCCTACGGCGCAGGACCGTGACGCCGCCGAGCAGCTGCTGGCCCAACTGGGCCTGGCGTCGCTGACCCGGCAGCATCCCCGTCAGCTATCCGGCGGGCAGCAAAGCCGGGTGGCGCTGGCGCGGGCCTTGATTCGTGAGCCCGCCTTGCTGCTGCTCGACGAGCCCTTTGCCGCGCTGGACGCCATCACCCGCGCGGAGCTGCAAGACGAGCTGCTGCGCAGCTGCCGCGCGCGCGGCACCACCGTGCTCTTTGTCACCCATGACATCAACGAAGCCGTGTACCTGGGGGACCGGGTGGCGCTGATGCATGGCGGGCGCCTGGTGGCCGATATCGCCATTGACCTGCCGACGCCCCGCACCCAGGCCATGCGCCATGGCGCGGCCTTTAACGCCTATGCGGCCCAGGTGCGTGCCGCGATGGATGGGGCCAGCGCATGA